The Toxotes jaculatrix isolate fToxJac2 chromosome 6, fToxJac2.pri, whole genome shotgun sequence genomic interval TTACCAGGAAATCAACACTGATAATAAGCTGTATATATACTATATTTTATAACCATGATATATTAAGTATTGTTCATAATGAGTGGAGTCTAGAGTTTCCTGACTTTAAACGATATTTAAAGACCTCAAGGGGACCTTTAATCTTTCTAACGCCTCCTTTTATTCTGTTTACAATTACACACTGCGTCACGTGATTATAGATGATCAGGAGGAGGCAGCTTATCCTCTCATCCTCTTACCAAAAtccttaaaggaacagtctcAGGTCTTTCTGTTAGAACATAAGTGAACAGACCTGCCTTTAAAAACAGATGGACTGGCAGTCAGCAGCATGGTCGAACGGCATTCATTCATCTAGAAATCTGGACCATCAACTCATTTATTATGAATTCATTCATGGATTTTAGCTTTGCCTGAGGTGAACACATAGCAGCGAGGATGCATAAGCGGTGTGACTATGTATCTATGTACTGTCGAGGACTGAAAGAAGGTGTCATGGAtccttgtttcttttgtttttaaataaacaaaaattgatcacaaagagaaatgagagagagaagaacagaaggCTGAAAATACAAAACGAGACTAATCACAAGAacatgtgtatgtttctgtgaaaacagctcCGTAATAGAAAAGTGTGTAACCAAAAGGACAAAACAAGTGAACATGTGCCGTGATACCAAAactgaatataaatataaaatgggGAAACgagacaaaatgtaaaaaaaaaacaaaaaagtcagGTAAAGCTGACACGCATACTCACCGtttgttcctcttcctcctcttcgtctCCGTTCTCTACCTCCACCTGAGTCTTGGTCACAGTCCGTCTGGCCACCTCCTGCAGGACAGGCCACAGTCAGTCAGCCCACATGACTCAggacagacccacacacacacacacacacacacacacacacacacacacacacacaggtgcagacaAAACAGGTATAATCAGTCATGCACGGACTTCTTTACCTCGCCATCAGCATTGATCAAAGAAGTAACTAAGTCATTTCCTGTGCCCCAGGAAGCCTGGCTCTTCCACAACAAGTCAGATGGTGGACTGTGGGCCACGCCAGCATCAGCAGACCACACCTGTATACAAGCAGAGCAAGTGAATACATCAGGTAGTCAAAAGTGTTCATGATGACAGTGTAGTAAGCCTTTCTTAGAAAGACTATCCAGCTTATTGAGTCTTTATTTTCAAAGACAACGCATGCAAGCTCAAATTAGCAATTGTCAATATTAAAGAACAACATTGTCTAAAACCACAATTAGTAAACAGAATCAATCACCACGGTTTGTAATTGTCTTACTTCAGTCTGGAATACAACATCATTCCTCTAATTCTCTTCTGTAAATTCTTCCAAAGGCCTCAAAGAAAACATGGACGCTTTCTTTCCTATTTCTGTCTGTACTCTAGGAACAGTCAGCAGATACGTGTGATCTACCATTATGACTGGAAGATGAAATATCCCTGCAAAGACATGAGGGAAGCTTGTCTACGAggtgtttttatgactttgccTTTGATCTCTGTTCACTTCTCTGACTCAGCCTCGGCTCATCACCTTCCCTGCTCCGAATCATCTCTGGGATTTTTCAGACTGCACAGCAGTTTGTCCCTCAGCCTGTCAAACTAAACTGAGCTCAGGAGCCAAAATGAAGACAGATTTGCCAACAATATCATTGAGAGCTCTGATCTTCATCTTTATTTTCatggaacattaaaaaaaaagaaagaaacacacacacacacagcctgttcactctgcagacagagcacacacacattgttttctACTCATATCTCACCGTCACTGACTGTCCAGCCTTGAGGACAAACTTTGGAGAGAACTTGTAGACGATCTCGTCCCCATCGTCAACCTGTCTCTTCAGCCTCCAGTTGCCCAAAGGCTGGTCCTGCgaaacacaacaaagaatcTTTTCACTCTGAAAACCTAATCTATGgatccacacatacacaccatcaatgctgagctctgacatgatCCGGATTTACTGTCGTCATGGTGACGGCCTTTCATATTCAGCTTCTGTTGTGACTATGTGATATTACTAATCACCAGCTGTTCGTCCAGCTTTACATACCTGCTCAGTATCATTGGTCAGTGTGACTGCGTTTCCATCCATGTCGGTGGGCGCTATGGTGACTGCTCCACTAGCTGTGGCCTCCTCTGACACCAGCAGCTGACCCTCTCCTCTTCCCGCCTCTGGCGCATCCTGAGCCTCCACCtccactctcttcctcttggaggagtgggaggaggaagatCCGGTAATCCTGGAAACAGTGACTCGGCCTGTTGGGCTCAGCTTCAGTctgaaaaaaagcacaacagcCACCAGAGAATTAACAGCTACCCACCACCACTCTGTGGCACAGCGGCTCTGAGCTCAGACTTGTGACTGCAGCCGTAACATGTACAGAAAAGGGATAACAGAAAGTGGTGCATGTCTGAAATAGGCTTAATTCCAGCGGCTCCATCCTAAATATACGGCACAAAGATGGACACACAGCCAGCCTACCACCACCAACTTTGTTTCAAGACATTCACAATAACTGGACACCTGAGGGAAACTCCAGAAAAACACCACTGTCACAGCCTCACTTCCCATCTGGAACTCACTTTCATTTGCAAAAACATTTACTTATTTCTCATAGTACGTAGTCGTATGTATCCTTGgcctgcaagtgtgtgtgtgtgtgtgttgtacctgtgctcctctccctccagcaATTTCCTGTATGCATTGATCTCCATATCCAGGGCAAGTTTCACATCCAGCAGCTCCTGGTATTCACTGAGCTGAGCGTTCATCCTTTCTCTCAGGTCACTCATCTCTTGTTCCTTTCCTTCGATGGCATGGCGGTGCTTGTCTCGCTCCGCTGACAGGACTTCCTCCAGCTCTCGGATACGATCCTCTGAGGCAGCcagcttcaaacacacacacacagtataaacatatgTAGTTCTAAATGGCGAAAGTAGCTgatttgtgtgtacatgtgtggtcATAAGGCAGTACCTGTTTCTGCAGGCCACTCAGCTGATATCCAAGGCTCTCTATTCTCATACGGGActcctgcacctcctccctGGCTGTGCTCATTGCCTTGTCATTCATCTCTGAGGACACCTTGGCATTGTCCAACTAGGGGGAGGCCGAGACAGACTGTGTATGAGAATCAGAGCATTccaagggcaaaaaaaaaaaaaaaggaataataaTTTGTTTCTCACCTTAGCCTGGAAGGTATGTTCCAGTTCTTCTTTGTAAAGAGAAACTTGCTCATCATGTTGCTTCCTTAGGTCCTGGTGGGATCACACAAACCTGATTACTGCTAAATCTCTAATAAAAGTGTGATCATAGATGCCATACATCTCTATCAACCACATACCAGCACCCTTTTTCACTGATATtactatattttcatttatattgttCCTATTGCACGCCACAGACACGACAACAGCCTTTCACTGCACATGCAACCCCCCCAGCATACCTGTAAAGCCTGTGCCAGTTTGAACTCATAGTCCTGCCTGACTCCAGAGTCCACCTCCACTATCCTCTGCTCCTGTCGGCGCCGGGACTCACGCACCTCCTGaacacaaagaggaagatgGGAGTGCAACTGGGAAAAATGCTTACTGTCATAGAAATTTCTACAGGTTTGATCTATTAAAACAACCCTTCTGCTTCAGACACAGATGTGACTCTGTTAATGACTGGATTCCTTTCTAAAGAGTCTACATACACAAATGTTTTATGGTAAATATGCTTATAGTAGACAACTAAATTGTGACCTGCAGGATAAAAGTTAGTTTTCAacccaaaacattaaaatctaTTGAATTAATAGTTAATTAAGAgcaatatttaatgtttttaacttcTGACCAGTTTAAAAGTCAAACTAAATAAGCAGTTTCCTTGTGGTAACCTGAAATGAACAttctattttcattattttctacaTGCGTAATTGGAAAAAGATTATATGATTTGTGGCAGTCCTGTGCACACACCCCTTACCTCTTCAAACATGCTCTTCCTGAACTCCAG includes:
- the lmnb2 gene encoding lamin-B2; the encoded protein is MATVTPSREAGRPAASTPLSPTRISRLQEKQDLQHLNDRLAVYIDRVRALELENDRLMVKVSEKEEVTTREVTGLKALYEAELADARRVLDETAKERARLQIDLGKVQSELEEATRSAKKKDSDLAAALSRASSLEGQLNKSEAALSTALSQNAALTSELADVKSLLAKAEDSHVVAKRQLEAETLMRVDLENRCQSLSEELEFRKSMFEEEVRESRRRQEQRIVEVDSGVRQDYEFKLAQALQDLRKQHDEQVSLYKEELEHTFQAKLDNAKVSSEMNDKAMSTAREEVQESRMRIESLGYQLSGLQKQLAASEDRIRELEEVLSAERDKHRHAIEGKEQEMSDLRERMNAQLSEYQELLDVKLALDMEINAYRKLLEGEEHRLKLSPTGRVTVSRITGSSSSHSSKRKRVEVEAQDAPEAGRGEGQLLVSEEATASGAVTIAPTDMDGNAVTLTNDTEQDQPLGNWRLKRQVDDGDEIVYKFSPKFVLKAGQSVTVWSADAGVAHSPPSDLLWKSQASWGTGNDLVTSLINADGEEVARRTVTKTQVEVENGDEEEEEEQTGKVSSRECAIM